In a single window of the Pseudorca crassidens isolate mPseCra1 chromosome 9, mPseCra1.hap1, whole genome shotgun sequence genome:
- the CNIH2 gene encoding protein cornichon homolog 2 isoform X2 — protein sequence MPQKNAWGAISCCPNPDGHTPLPQIIAFDELRTDFKNPIDQGNPARARERLKNIERICCLLRKLVVPEYSIHGLFCLMFLCAAEWVTLGLNIPLLFYHLWRYFHRPADGSEVMYDAVSIMNADILNYCQKESWCKLAFYLLSFFYYLYSMVYTLVSF from the exons ATGCCACAGAAGAATGCGTGGGGGGCCATAAGCTGCTGCCCCAACCCTGACGGGCACACGCCCCTCCCCCAGATCATAGCCTTTGACGAGCTGCGGACCGACTTCAAGAACCCCATCGACCAGGGGAACCCAGCGCGGGCA CGCGAGCGTTTAAAAAACATCGAACGCATCTGCTGCCTCCTGAGGAAG CTGGTGGTCCCAGAATACTCCATCCACGGCCTCTTCTGTCTGATGTTTCTGTGTGCAGCAGAGTGGGTGACCCTGGGCCTCAACATCCCCCTCCTCTTCTACCACCTCTGGAG gTACTTCCACCGTCCTGCGGATGGTTCTGAGGTCATGTATGACGCGGTCTCCATCATGAATGCTGACATCCTCAACTACTGCCAGAAGGAGTCCTGGTGCAAACTCGCCTTCTACCTGCTCTCCTTCTTCTATTACCTGTACAG TATGGTTTATACGTTGGTGAGTTTCTAA